AATAGCACCGGTGCGGTATCGATCAATGGAGGTAGCTTGTGGCAGGTTACCGATGATTCAGATATTGCATCATTGGCCCTGAATGATTCAACGCTCGGCTTTAGTACACCGAATACGAGGGTTTATAAAACCTTAACCGTAAATGGTGATAGTTGGCTGCAATACAGTTCACTGAACGCGGAAGTAAACGGTGAGCAACTGTCAGGTGAGAAATATGATATCAACGGTCTGAGCGCATCCGTAGACTATTGGCTAACGTCGCCCAGAAAATAGGTGATAAAAGTTATAGTGATACAGCACTAACAGTCGGATTTAAATACGCTTTCTAATCAGTGAGTCATAAAGGCCTGCCAAAAGGATGGGCAGGTCTTCTACCTCAGTCGCCACACGGGCGAGTTTTTGGTAAATCCTGAAATGTGATATTTATAAAACATCCTTCCATTAAAATTGAAATTTTGTTTCCAAGTTGCTATGGTCAGCACAGTCAAGTCTAACTATCACACCCAATGGGCTGAAGCTCATTGGCGCAACGGAGATAATAAATGAAAATCGCACTGATGATGGAAAACAGCCAGGCGGGTAAAAACGCAATCATCTTGAAAGAGCTGAACGCTGTGGCCTCAGAAAAAGCGTACCCGGTATACAACGTAGGTATGAGTGATGAGAACGACCATCATCTGACTTATATCCATCTGGGGATTATGGCCAGCATCCTGCTAAACGCTAAAGCAGTAGATTTCGTGGTCACTGGCTGCGGTACGGGTCAGGGTGCGATGATGTCATTGAACATTCATCCAGGTGTTGTGTGTGGTTATTGCATCGATCCAGCAGATGCTTTCCTGTTTGCTCAGATTAACAACGGTAACGCACTGTCACTGCCATTCGCCAAAGGTTTTGGCTGGGGTGCTGAACTGAATGTGCGTTACATTTTTGAGAAAGCGTTCACCGGCGTGAAAGGTGAAGGCTACCCACTGGATCGTAAAGAGCCGCAAGTGCGTAACGCGGGTATTTTGAATCAGGTGAAAGCGGCAGTAGTGAAAGAAAACTATCTTGATACACTGCGCGCTATCGATCCGGAATTGGTGAAAACAGCCGTGAGCGGTGAACGTTTCCAGCAGTGTTTCTTCGATAACTGTCAGGTTGAAGAAATCAAAGCATTCGTGAAACAAATTCTGGCGTAATGATAACCGAGCTTCATGACTGAAATAGTATCAAAAACAAGGCTCCTAAACAGGGGCCTTTTATCTATCCGTGATAGCCTAAACCTTAATTAGCTAGCACTTCGGTGGCGTTCCTTGTGCAGGCAGATAGCG
The sequence above is drawn from the Yersinia enterocolitica subsp. enterocolitica genome and encodes:
- a CDS encoding RpiB/LacA/LacB family sugar-phosphate isomerase, which encodes MKIALMMENSQAGKNAIILKELNAVASEKAYPVYNVGMSDENDHHLTYIHLGIMASILLNAKAVDFVVTGCGTGQGAMMSLNIHPGVVCGYCIDPADAFLFAQINNGNALSLPFAKGFGWGAELNVRYIFEKAFTGVKGEGYPLDRKEPQVRNAGILNQVKAAVVKENYLDTLRAIDPELVKTAVSGERFQQCFFDNCQVEEIKAFVKQILA